One window of the Saccopteryx bilineata isolate mSacBil1 chromosome 2, mSacBil1_pri_phased_curated, whole genome shotgun sequence genome contains the following:
- the CLUH gene encoding clustered mitochondria protein homolog isoform X3, producing MVIKTDELPAAAPADSARDPNSQAGGKGRPGAAELPSVMLLNGDCPESLRKEEGPTEPPRENGLDEAEPGEETTGQEVIVIQDTGFSVKILAPGIESFALQVSPQEMVQEIHQVLMDREDTCHRTCFSLHLDGNMLDHFSELRSVEGLQEGSVLRVVEEPYTVREARIHVRHVRDLLKSLDPSDAFNGVDCNSLSFLSVFTDGDLGDSGKRKKGLEMDPIDCTPPEYILPGSRERPLCPLQPQNRDWKPLQCLKVLTMSGWNPPPGNRKMHGDLMYLFVITAEDRQVSITASTRGFYLNQSTAYHFNPKPASPRFLSHSLVELLNQISPTFKKNFAVLQKKRVQRHPFERIATPFQVYSWTAPQAEHAMDCVRAEDAYTSRLGYEEHIPGQTRDWNEELQTTRELPRKNLPERLLRERAIFKVHSDFTAAATRGAMAVIDGNVMAINPSEETKMQMFIWNNIFFSLGFDVRDHYKDFGGDVAAYVAPANDLNGVRTYNAVDVEGLYTLGTVVVDYRGYRVTAQSIIPGILERDQEQSVIYGSIDFGKTVVSHPRYLELLERTSRPLKILRHRVLNDRDEEVELCSSVECKGIIGNDGRHYILDLLRTFPPDLNFLPVPGEQLPEECTRAGFPRSHRHKLSCLRQELVDAFVEHRYLLFMKLAALQLMQQKASKIENSTSLENGSPPSLESKSEDPLGPEAGSEEEGSGASGLAKVKELAETIASDDGTADPRSREVIRNACKAVGSISSTAFDVRFNPDIFSPGVRFPESCQEEVRDQKQLLKDAAAFLLSCQIPGLVKDCTDHVVLPMDGATLSEVMRQRGINMRYLGKVLDLVLRSPARDQLDHIYKIGIGELITRSAKHIFKTYLQGVELSGLSAAISHFLNCFLSSYPNPVAHLPADELVSKKRNRRRRNRPPGAADNTAWAVMTPQELWKNICQEAKNYFDFSLECESVDQAVEAYGLQKITLLREISLKTGIQILLKEYSFDSRHKPAFTEEDVLNIFPVVKHVNPKASDAFHFFQSGQAKVQQGFLKEGCELINEALNLFNNVYGAMHVEICACLRLLARLHYIMGDYAEALSNQQKAVLMSERVMGIEHPNTIQEYMHLALYCFASSQLSTALSLLYRARYLTLIVFGEDHPEMALLDNNIGLVLHGVMEYDLSLRFLENALDVSTKYHGPKSLKVALSHHLVARVYESKAEFRSALQHEKEGYTIYKTQLGEDHEKTKESSEYLKCLTQQAVALQRTMNEIYRNGSTANIPPLKFTAPSMASVLEQLNVINGILFIPLSQKDLENLKAEVARRHQLQEASKNRDKAEEPMATEPEPAGGPEDAASQPQAAKDPPSPSLQG from the exons ATGGTCATCAAAACGGACGAGTTGCCGGCGGCCGCCCCGGCCGACAGCGCCCGGGATCCCAACTCGCAGGCTGGTGGCAAGGGGCGGCCGGGCGCAGCCG AGCTGCCGTCAGTCATGCTATTGAATGGGGACTGTCCAGAGAGcctgaggaaggaagaggggcccACCGAGCCACCCCGGGAAAATGGGCTGGATGAGGCTGAGCCGGGAGAGGAGACCACTGGGCAGGAAGTCATTGTCATTCAGGACACGGGCTTTTCTGTGAAGATCCTGGCCCCGGGGATTGAATCCTTCGCCCTACAG GTGTCCCCCCAGGAGATGGTACAGGAGATCCACCAGGTGCTCATGGACCGTGAAGACACGTGTCATCGCACCTGCTTCTCACTGCATCTGGATGGCAACATGCTGGACCACTTTTCAGAGCTGCGCAGTGTTGAGGGTCTGCAGGAGGGCTCAGTGCTACGCGTGGTGGAAG AGCCATACACAGTGCGCGAGGCCCGAATCCATGTGCGCCATGTCCGAGACCTGCTCAAGAGCCTAGACCCATCTGATGCCTTCAACGGGGTTGACTGCAACTCCTTGTCCTTCCTGAGCGTCTTTACCGATGGCGACCTGGGAG ACAGCGGGAAGCGGAAGAAGGGCTTGGAGATGGACCCCATTGACTGCACGCCGCCTGAGTACATCCTTCCAGGGAGCCGGGAGCGGCCATTGTGTcccctgcagccccagaaccGTGACTGGAAG CCCCTGCAGTGCCTGAAAGTGCTCACCATGAGTGGCTGGAACCCGCCCCCTGGGAACCGCAAGATGCACGGGGACCTCATGTACCTGTTTGTGATCACAGCCGAGGACCGGCAAGTCAGCATCACGGCATCCACACGGGGCTTTTACCTGAACCA GTCCACAGCGTATCACTTCAACCCCAAGCCCGCCAGCCCCCGCTTCCTCAGCCATTCCCTGGTGGAGCTGCTCAACCAGATCAGCCCGACCTTCAAAAAAAACTTTGCTGTGCTGCAGAAGAAAAG GGTCCAGCGCCACCCATTCGAGAGGATTGCCACCCCGTTCCAGGTGTACAGCTGGACGGCCCCCCAGGCAGAGCACGCCATGGATTGTGTGCGCGCGGAGGATGCCTACACCTCAAGGCTGGGCTATGAGGAGCACATTCCTGGACAG ACCCGGGACTGGAACGAGGAGCTGCAGACCACGAGGGAACTGCCCCGCAAGAACCTACCTGAACGGCTGCTTCGAGAAAGAGCCATATTCAAG gtacaCAGTGACTTCACAGCAGCAGCCACACGGGGAGCCATGGCGGTCATCGATGGCAATGTGATGGCCATCAACCCCAGTGAGGAGACCAAGATGCAAATGTTCATCTGGAACAACATCTTCTTCAGCCTGGGTTTTGATGTCCGCGACCATTACAAGGACTTTGGTGGCGATGTGGCAGCCTATGTGGCACCTGCCAATGACCTGAACGGTGTGCGCACGTACAACGCGGTGGACGTGGAGGGGCTGTACACACTGGGAACAGTGGTAGTGGATTATCGCGGCTACCGCGTCACAGCCCAGTCCATCATCCCCGGCATCCTGGAGCGAGACCAGGAGCAGAGTGTCATCTATGGCTCTATAGACTTTGGCAAGACAGTGGTGTCGCACCCAAGATACCTGGAGCTGCTGGAACGCACCAGCCGGCCCTTGAAGATCCTGAGGCACCGTGTGCTCAATGACCGTGATGAGGAGGTGgagctctgctcctctgtggagTGCAAGGGCATCATCGGCAACGATGGGCGCCACTACATCCTCGACTTGCTGCGCACTTTTCCCCCTGACCTCAACTTCCTCCCCGTGCCCGGCGAGCAGCTGCCCGAAGAGTGCACGCGCGCTGGCTTCCCCCGCAGCCACCGGCACAAGCTGAGCTGCCTGCGCCAGGAGCTGGTGGACGCTTTCGTGGAGCACAG GTACCTGCTCTTCATGAAGTTGGCTGCCCTGCAGCTGATGCAGCAGAAAGCCAGCAAGATAGAGAACTCCACCTCACTGGAAAATGGCAGCCCACCCTCTTTGGAGTCCAAGTCTGAGGACCCTCTGGGACCCGAGGcaggaagtgaggaggagggcagCGGTGCTAGCGGCCTGGCCAAGGTGAAGGAACTGGCAGAGACCATCGCCTCTGACGACGGGACAG CAGACCCGCGGAGCCGGGAGGTGATCCGCAACGCGTGCAAGGCGGTGGGCTCCATCAGCAGCACAGCCTTCGACGTGCGCTTCAACCCTGACATCTTCTCACCAG GGGTTCGATTCCCTGAGTCCTGCCAGGAGGAAGTGCGGGACCAGAAACAGCTGCTGAAAGATGCCGCTGCCTTCCTGCTCTCCTGCCAGATCCCCGGCTTG GTGAAGGACTGCACAGACCACGTGGTGCTGCCCATGGACGGGGCCACATTGTCGGAGGTAATGCGCCAGCGTGGCATCAACATGCGCTACCTGGGCAAGGTGCTGGACCTGGTGCTCCGGAGCCCAGCCCGAGACCAGCTGGACCACATCTAC AAAATTGGCATTGGAGAGCTCATCACTCGCTCTGCCAAGCACATCTTCAAGACGTACTTACAG GGAGTTGAGCTCTCAGGCCTCTCGGCTGCCATCAGCCACTTCCTGAACTGCTTCCTGAGCTCCTACCCCAACCCCGTGGCCCACCTGCCTGCTGACGAGCTGGTCTCCAAGAagaggaacaggaggaggagaaacCGGCCTCCAGGGGCAGCAGATAACACTGCCTGGGCCGTCATGACTCCCCAGGAGCTCTGGAAGAACATCTGCCAGGAGGCCAAGAACTACTTTGACTTCAGCCTTGAGTG TGAGAGCGTGGACCAGGCTGTGGAGGCCTACGGCCTGCAGAAAATAACGCTGCTGCGGGAGATCTCCCTCAAAACTGGGATCCAG ATCCTGCTAAAGGAGTACAGCTTCGACAGCCGCCATAAACCCGCATTCACTGAGGAGGATGTGCTCAACATCTTCCCCGTGGTCAAGCACGTCAACCCCAAGGCCTCAGACGCCTTCCACTTCTTCCAGAGCGGACAGGCCAAAGTACAGCAGG gcttcctgaaggagggcTGTGAGCTCATCAATGAGGCCCTGAACCTGTTTAACAACGTGTACGGAGCCATGCACGTGGAGATCTGCGCCTGCTTGCGCCTCCTTGCTCGTCTCCACTATATTATGGGTGACTACGCCGAG GCCCTGAGTAACCAACAGAAGGCTGTGCTGATGAGCGAGCGAGTGATGGGCATCGAGCACCCCAACACCATCCAAGAATAT ATGCACCTGGCCCTGTACTGCTTTGCCAGCAGCCAGCTGTCCACTGCTCTGAGCCTGTTGTACCGTGCTCGCTACCTCACGCTGATCGTGTTTGGGGAAGACCACCCTGAGATGGCATTGCTGGAC AACAACATCGGGCTGGTGCTGCATGGGGTGATGGAGTATGACCTCTCGCTGCGCTTCCTGGAGAATGCGCTGGATGTCAGCACCAAGTACCACGGGCCCAAGTCCCTCAAAGTGGCCCTCAG CCACCACCTTGTTGCCCGGGTCTATGAGAGCAAAGCCGAGTTCCGGTCAGCCCTGCAGCATGAGAAAGAAGGCTACACCATCTACAAGACCCAG CTGGGCGAGGACCACGAGAAGACCAAGGAGAGCTCTGAGTACCTCAAGTGCCTGACCCAGCAGGCTGTGGCCCTGCAGCGCACCATGAATGAGATCTACCGCAATGGCTCCACCGCCAACATCCCGCCCCTCAAG TTCACAGCCCCCAGCATGGCCAGTGTCTTGGAACAGCTCAATGTCATCAACGGCATCCTCTTCATTCCACTCAG CCAAAAAGACTTGGAGAATCTGAAAGCTGAGGTGGCGCGGCGGCACCAACTCCAGGAGGCCAGCAAAAACAGGGATAAGGCTGAAGAGCCCATGGCCACCGAGCCTGAGCCAGCGGGGGGCCCAGAGGATGCGGCCTCCCAGCCCCAGGCTGCCAAGGATCCTCCTTCCCCAAGCTTGCAGGGGTAG
- the CLUH gene encoding clustered mitochondria protein homolog isoform X4, whose product MVIKTDELPAAAPADSARDPNSQAGGKGRPGAAELPSVMLLNGDCPESLRKEEGPTEPPRENGLDEAEPGEETTGQEVIVIQDTGFSVKILAPGIESFALQVSPQEMVQEIHQVLMDREDTCHRTCFSLHLDGNMLDHFSELRSVEGLQEGSVLRVVEEPYTVREARIHVRHVRDLLKSLDPSDAFNGVDCNSLSFLSVFTDGDLGDSGKRKKGLEMDPIDCTPPEYILPGSRERPLCPLQPQNRDWKPLQCLKVLTMSGWNPPPGNRKMHGDLMYLFVITAEDRQVSITASTRGFYLNQSTAYHFNPKPASPRFLSHSLVELLNQISPTFKKNFAVLQKKRVQRHPFERIATPFQVYSWTAPQAEHAMDCVRAEDAYTSRLGYEEHIPGQTRDWNEELQTTRELPRKNLPERLLRERAIFKVHSDFTAAATRGAMAVIDGNVMAINPSEETKMQMFIWNNIFFSLGFDVRDHYKDFGGDVAAYVAPANDLNGVRTYNAVDVEGLYTLGTVVVDYRGYRVTAQSIIPGILERDQEQSVIYGSIDFGKTVVSHPRYLELLERTSRPLKILRHRVLNDRDEEVELCSSVECKGIIGNDGRHYILDLLRTFPPDLNFLPVPGEQLPEECTRAGFPRSHRHKLSCLRQELVDAFVEHRYLLFMKLAALQLMQQKASKIENSTSLENGSPPSLESKSEDPLGPEAGSEEEGSGASGLAKVKELAETIASDDGTDPRSREVIRNACKAVGSISSTAFDVRFNPDIFSPGVRFPESCQEEVRDQKQLLKDAAAFLLSCQIPGLVKDCTDHVVLPMDGATLSEVMRQRGINMRYLGKVLDLVLRSPARDQLDHIYKIGIGELITRSAKHIFKTYLQGVELSGLSAAISHFLNCFLSSYPNPVAHLPADELVSKKRNRRRRNRPPGAADNTAWAVMTPQELWKNICQEAKNYFDFSLECESVDQAVEAYGLQKITLLREISLKTGIQILLKEYSFDSRHKPAFTEEDVLNIFPVVKHVNPKASDAFHFFQSGQAKVQQGFLKEGCELINEALNLFNNVYGAMHVEICACLRLLARLHYIMGDYAEALSNQQKAVLMSERVMGIEHPNTIQEYMHLALYCFASSQLSTALSLLYRARYLTLIVFGEDHPEMALLDNNIGLVLHGVMEYDLSLRFLENALDVSTKYHGPKSLKVALSHHLVARVYESKAEFRSALQHEKEGYTIYKTQLGEDHEKTKESSEYLKCLTQQAVALQRTMNEIYRNGSTANIPPLKFTAPSMASVLEQLNVINGILFIPLSQKDLENLKAEVARRHQLQEASKNRDKAEEPMATEPEPAGGPEDAASQPQAAKDPPSPSLQG is encoded by the exons ATGGTCATCAAAACGGACGAGTTGCCGGCGGCCGCCCCGGCCGACAGCGCCCGGGATCCCAACTCGCAGGCTGGTGGCAAGGGGCGGCCGGGCGCAGCCG AGCTGCCGTCAGTCATGCTATTGAATGGGGACTGTCCAGAGAGcctgaggaaggaagaggggcccACCGAGCCACCCCGGGAAAATGGGCTGGATGAGGCTGAGCCGGGAGAGGAGACCACTGGGCAGGAAGTCATTGTCATTCAGGACACGGGCTTTTCTGTGAAGATCCTGGCCCCGGGGATTGAATCCTTCGCCCTACAG GTGTCCCCCCAGGAGATGGTACAGGAGATCCACCAGGTGCTCATGGACCGTGAAGACACGTGTCATCGCACCTGCTTCTCACTGCATCTGGATGGCAACATGCTGGACCACTTTTCAGAGCTGCGCAGTGTTGAGGGTCTGCAGGAGGGCTCAGTGCTACGCGTGGTGGAAG AGCCATACACAGTGCGCGAGGCCCGAATCCATGTGCGCCATGTCCGAGACCTGCTCAAGAGCCTAGACCCATCTGATGCCTTCAACGGGGTTGACTGCAACTCCTTGTCCTTCCTGAGCGTCTTTACCGATGGCGACCTGGGAG ACAGCGGGAAGCGGAAGAAGGGCTTGGAGATGGACCCCATTGACTGCACGCCGCCTGAGTACATCCTTCCAGGGAGCCGGGAGCGGCCATTGTGTcccctgcagccccagaaccGTGACTGGAAG CCCCTGCAGTGCCTGAAAGTGCTCACCATGAGTGGCTGGAACCCGCCCCCTGGGAACCGCAAGATGCACGGGGACCTCATGTACCTGTTTGTGATCACAGCCGAGGACCGGCAAGTCAGCATCACGGCATCCACACGGGGCTTTTACCTGAACCA GTCCACAGCGTATCACTTCAACCCCAAGCCCGCCAGCCCCCGCTTCCTCAGCCATTCCCTGGTGGAGCTGCTCAACCAGATCAGCCCGACCTTCAAAAAAAACTTTGCTGTGCTGCAGAAGAAAAG GGTCCAGCGCCACCCATTCGAGAGGATTGCCACCCCGTTCCAGGTGTACAGCTGGACGGCCCCCCAGGCAGAGCACGCCATGGATTGTGTGCGCGCGGAGGATGCCTACACCTCAAGGCTGGGCTATGAGGAGCACATTCCTGGACAG ACCCGGGACTGGAACGAGGAGCTGCAGACCACGAGGGAACTGCCCCGCAAGAACCTACCTGAACGGCTGCTTCGAGAAAGAGCCATATTCAAG gtacaCAGTGACTTCACAGCAGCAGCCACACGGGGAGCCATGGCGGTCATCGATGGCAATGTGATGGCCATCAACCCCAGTGAGGAGACCAAGATGCAAATGTTCATCTGGAACAACATCTTCTTCAGCCTGGGTTTTGATGTCCGCGACCATTACAAGGACTTTGGTGGCGATGTGGCAGCCTATGTGGCACCTGCCAATGACCTGAACGGTGTGCGCACGTACAACGCGGTGGACGTGGAGGGGCTGTACACACTGGGAACAGTGGTAGTGGATTATCGCGGCTACCGCGTCACAGCCCAGTCCATCATCCCCGGCATCCTGGAGCGAGACCAGGAGCAGAGTGTCATCTATGGCTCTATAGACTTTGGCAAGACAGTGGTGTCGCACCCAAGATACCTGGAGCTGCTGGAACGCACCAGCCGGCCCTTGAAGATCCTGAGGCACCGTGTGCTCAATGACCGTGATGAGGAGGTGgagctctgctcctctgtggagTGCAAGGGCATCATCGGCAACGATGGGCGCCACTACATCCTCGACTTGCTGCGCACTTTTCCCCCTGACCTCAACTTCCTCCCCGTGCCCGGCGAGCAGCTGCCCGAAGAGTGCACGCGCGCTGGCTTCCCCCGCAGCCACCGGCACAAGCTGAGCTGCCTGCGCCAGGAGCTGGTGGACGCTTTCGTGGAGCACAG GTACCTGCTCTTCATGAAGTTGGCTGCCCTGCAGCTGATGCAGCAGAAAGCCAGCAAGATAGAGAACTCCACCTCACTGGAAAATGGCAGCCCACCCTCTTTGGAGTCCAAGTCTGAGGACCCTCTGGGACCCGAGGcaggaagtgaggaggagggcagCGGTGCTAGCGGCCTGGCCAAGGTGAAGGAACTGGCAGAGACCATCGCCTCTGACGACGGGACAG ACCCGCGGAGCCGGGAGGTGATCCGCAACGCGTGCAAGGCGGTGGGCTCCATCAGCAGCACAGCCTTCGACGTGCGCTTCAACCCTGACATCTTCTCACCAG GGGTTCGATTCCCTGAGTCCTGCCAGGAGGAAGTGCGGGACCAGAAACAGCTGCTGAAAGATGCCGCTGCCTTCCTGCTCTCCTGCCAGATCCCCGGCTTG GTGAAGGACTGCACAGACCACGTGGTGCTGCCCATGGACGGGGCCACATTGTCGGAGGTAATGCGCCAGCGTGGCATCAACATGCGCTACCTGGGCAAGGTGCTGGACCTGGTGCTCCGGAGCCCAGCCCGAGACCAGCTGGACCACATCTAC AAAATTGGCATTGGAGAGCTCATCACTCGCTCTGCCAAGCACATCTTCAAGACGTACTTACAG GGAGTTGAGCTCTCAGGCCTCTCGGCTGCCATCAGCCACTTCCTGAACTGCTTCCTGAGCTCCTACCCCAACCCCGTGGCCCACCTGCCTGCTGACGAGCTGGTCTCCAAGAagaggaacaggaggaggagaaacCGGCCTCCAGGGGCAGCAGATAACACTGCCTGGGCCGTCATGACTCCCCAGGAGCTCTGGAAGAACATCTGCCAGGAGGCCAAGAACTACTTTGACTTCAGCCTTGAGTG TGAGAGCGTGGACCAGGCTGTGGAGGCCTACGGCCTGCAGAAAATAACGCTGCTGCGGGAGATCTCCCTCAAAACTGGGATCCAG ATCCTGCTAAAGGAGTACAGCTTCGACAGCCGCCATAAACCCGCATTCACTGAGGAGGATGTGCTCAACATCTTCCCCGTGGTCAAGCACGTCAACCCCAAGGCCTCAGACGCCTTCCACTTCTTCCAGAGCGGACAGGCCAAAGTACAGCAGG gcttcctgaaggagggcTGTGAGCTCATCAATGAGGCCCTGAACCTGTTTAACAACGTGTACGGAGCCATGCACGTGGAGATCTGCGCCTGCTTGCGCCTCCTTGCTCGTCTCCACTATATTATGGGTGACTACGCCGAG GCCCTGAGTAACCAACAGAAGGCTGTGCTGATGAGCGAGCGAGTGATGGGCATCGAGCACCCCAACACCATCCAAGAATAT ATGCACCTGGCCCTGTACTGCTTTGCCAGCAGCCAGCTGTCCACTGCTCTGAGCCTGTTGTACCGTGCTCGCTACCTCACGCTGATCGTGTTTGGGGAAGACCACCCTGAGATGGCATTGCTGGAC AACAACATCGGGCTGGTGCTGCATGGGGTGATGGAGTATGACCTCTCGCTGCGCTTCCTGGAGAATGCGCTGGATGTCAGCACCAAGTACCACGGGCCCAAGTCCCTCAAAGTGGCCCTCAG CCACCACCTTGTTGCCCGGGTCTATGAGAGCAAAGCCGAGTTCCGGTCAGCCCTGCAGCATGAGAAAGAAGGCTACACCATCTACAAGACCCAG CTGGGCGAGGACCACGAGAAGACCAAGGAGAGCTCTGAGTACCTCAAGTGCCTGACCCAGCAGGCTGTGGCCCTGCAGCGCACCATGAATGAGATCTACCGCAATGGCTCCACCGCCAACATCCCGCCCCTCAAG TTCACAGCCCCCAGCATGGCCAGTGTCTTGGAACAGCTCAATGTCATCAACGGCATCCTCTTCATTCCACTCAG CCAAAAAGACTTGGAGAATCTGAAAGCTGAGGTGGCGCGGCGGCACCAACTCCAGGAGGCCAGCAAAAACAGGGATAAGGCTGAAGAGCCCATGGCCACCGAGCCTGAGCCAGCGGGGGGCCCAGAGGATGCGGCCTCCCAGCCCCAGGCTGCCAAGGATCCTCCTTCCCCAAGCTTGCAGGGGTAG